One Solanum lycopersicum chromosome 2, SLM_r2.1 genomic region harbors:
- the LOC101262580 gene encoding uncharacterized protein isoform X4 yields MSASLPKMEALYSKLYSKYAKLKKEKDTSMENLNREQEEKFVNYVAAADAVIDHLRSETDRLKEQVNELRSEMTSMRSANDEEMIRYQKLLMEENLKNTELRDEIQRLQQHDQQGTCFNASNDKGKSRQIITDGDFLPDALDDSTITNKKHFRQSLLIVQDTHTPSPMEELPNRPEQPSTSSYKYTKAIFCSLLAVEEMLTFQVIVLLTYLQPCASSKTLFSG; encoded by the exons ATGTCGGCTTCTTTACCCAAG atGGAGGCGCTTTATTCTAAGCTCTACAGCAAGTACGCTAAGCTCAAG AAAGAAAAAGACACTAGCATGGAGAACCTGAATCGGGAACAAGAGGAGAAatttgtgaattatgtggcTG CTGCCGATGCAGTGATTGACCACTTGAGAAGTGAAACGGACAGACTAAAGGAACAAGTAAATGAGTTGAGGAGTGAAATGACATCAATGAG GTCTGCCAATGATGAAGAAATGATTCGATACCAAAAGCTTTTGATGGAAGAGAACCTGAAGA ATACGGAACTCCGTGATGAAATTCAGAGGCTTCAACAACATGATCAGCAGGGGACCTGTTTCAACGCTAGCAATGATAAAGGAAAAAGCAGACAAATTATTACTGATGGAGATTTTCTTCCAGATGCATTGGATGACTCAACCATAACAAACAAGAAACACTTTAGGCAGTCTTTGCTCATTGTACAAGACACACATACACCGTCTCCCATGGAAGAACTTCCAAATAGACCTGAACAACCAAGTACGAGTTCATATAAGTACACCAAG GCAATATTTTGCAGCCTGCTTGCTGTAGAAGAAATGTTGACATTTCAG GTGATAGTGCTGCTGACATATCTCCAGCCTTGTGCATCTTCCAAGACCTTGTTCAGTGGTTAG
- the LOC101262580 gene encoding uncharacterized protein isoform X5 codes for MSASLPKMEALYSKLYSKYAKLKKEKDTSMENLNREQEEKFVNYVAAADAVIDHLRSETDRLKEQVNELRSEMTSMRSANDEEMIRYQKLLMEENLKNTELRDEIQRLQQHDQQGTCFNASNDKGKSRQIITDGDFLPDALDDSTITNKKHFRQSLLIVQDTHTPSPMEELPNRPEQPSTSSYKYTKPACCRRNVDISGDSAADISPALCIFQDLVQWIIF; via the exons ATGTCGGCTTCTTTACCCAAG atGGAGGCGCTTTATTCTAAGCTCTACAGCAAGTACGCTAAGCTCAAG AAAGAAAAAGACACTAGCATGGAGAACCTGAATCGGGAACAAGAGGAGAAatttgtgaattatgtggcTG CTGCCGATGCAGTGATTGACCACTTGAGAAGTGAAACGGACAGACTAAAGGAACAAGTAAATGAGTTGAGGAGTGAAATGACATCAATGAG GTCTGCCAATGATGAAGAAATGATTCGATACCAAAAGCTTTTGATGGAAGAGAACCTGAAGA ATACGGAACTCCGTGATGAAATTCAGAGGCTTCAACAACATGATCAGCAGGGGACCTGTTTCAACGCTAGCAATGATAAAGGAAAAAGCAGACAAATTATTACTGATGGAGATTTTCTTCCAGATGCATTGGATGACTCAACCATAACAAACAAGAAACACTTTAGGCAGTCTTTGCTCATTGTACAAGACACACATACACCGTCTCCCATGGAAGAACTTCCAAATAGACCTGAACAACCAAGTACGAGTTCATATAAGTACACCAAG CCTGCTTGCTGTAGAAGAAATGTTGACATTTCAG GTGATAGTGCTGCTGACATATCTCCAGCCTTGTGCATCTTCCAAGACCTTGTTCAGTG